In a genomic window of Stegostoma tigrinum isolate sSteTig4 chromosome 43, sSteTig4.hap1, whole genome shotgun sequence:
- the LOC125449170 gene encoding zinc finger protein 84-like, with amino-acid sequence MDRQKDVSAIEKPWKCGDCGKGFSYPSKLEAHRRSHTGERPFTCSDCGKGFTQLSTLLSHQRVHTGDKPFTCSVCGKGFAKSSTLTEHQRVHTGERPFICSHCGKRFGRSSNLTEHLRIHTGDRPFTCPVCGKGFTCLTNLTSHQLIHTDKRPFQCSDCDSSFKSTRDLLTHQRSHTGEKPFICSDCGKGFTHTSNLLAHQRRHTGERPFSCSKCGKRFRRSSDVLSHQRAHMGRMPWKCGDCGKGFCSPSAVEIHQRSHTGERPFTCSVCEKGFSALSNLLRHRQVHAVERPFTCSECGKGFTDISTLLTHQRVHTQDRPFPCSDCGKGFADSTSLLRHKRVHTGERPFTCCECGKGFTQSSTLLTHQRIHTGERPFVCSKCGKRFTRLFNLQTHQRVHTGERPFTCSECGKEFTQSSNLLLHQRIHTGARPFSCLQCGKEFTRLSSLQRHQGVHK; translated from the exons ATGGACCGACAAAAGGACGTAAGCGCTAtagagaaaccatggaaatgtggggactgtgggaagggattcagttACCCATCCAAGCTGGAAGCCCACCGACgtagtcacactggagagagaccattcacctgctctgactgtgggaagggGTTCACTCAGCTATCCACTCTGCTGTCACATCAGCGAGTTCATACTGGGGATAAACcgttcacctgctctgtgtgtggcAAGGGATTCGCCAAGTCATCCACCCTCACTGagcaccagcgggttcacaccgGAGAGAGGCCGTTCATTTGCTCTCACTGTGGGAAGAGATTCGGACGATCATCCAACCTCACTGAGCATCTCCGTATTCATACAGGGGACAGGCCGTTCACCTGtcctgtgtgtgggaagggattcacttgtTTAACTAATCTGACATCACATCAGCTTATTCACACCGATAAGAGACCCTTTCAATGTTCTGACTGTGACTCCAGCTTTAAAAGCACAAGGGACCTGCTGACACACCAACgtagtcacactggggagaagccctTCATCTGCtcagactgtgggaagggattcactcacaCGTCCAACCTGCTGGCACACCAGCGACGCCACACCGGAGAGAGGCCCTTCAgctgctccaagtgtgggaagcGGTTTCGCCGTTCATCCGACGTTCTGAGTCACCAGCGAGCTCACATGGGCAGGATGC CCtggaaatgtggggactgtgggaagGGCTTCTGTTCTCCATCTGCAGTTGAGATTCATCAGCGCAGTCACAcgggggagaggccattcacctgctcggTGTGCGAGAAAGGATTCAGCGCTCTCTCCAATCTGCTGAGACACCGGCAAGTCCATGCTgtggagaggccattcacctgctccgagtgtgggaagggattcaccgATATATCCACCCTGCTGAcgcaccagcgagttcacacccAGGACAGGCCATTCCcttgctctgactgtgggaagggattcgcCGATTCAACCAGCCTGCTGAGACACAAGCGGGTTCACACCGGGGAGCGGCCGTTCACTTGCTGTGAGTGCGGGAAAGGATTTACTCAGTCGTCCACCCTGCTCACTCATCAGCggattcacaccggggagaggccgttcgTTTGTTCTAAGTGCGGGAAGCGATTCACTCGGTTGTTCAACCTGCaaacacaccagcgagttcacacgggggagaggccgttcacctgctccgagtgtgggaaggagttcactcagtcatccaaccTGCTGCTACACCAACGGATTCACACTGGGGCGAGGCCGTTCAGCTGCTTGcagtgtgggaaggaattcactcGATTGTCCAGCCTACAGAGACACCAGGGAGTTCACAAATGA